ACTTCTTCGCCAGGTTAGCTGTCAATTCATTTAGTGAAATTGCAAAAGGGGAAAGGTTGTATCGTGTTTGGTTCAGAGACTTGTCTCTCTCCCACAAAAGAACTGCTTCTGACATTGGGTCATACCCCTTGGGTTTTGCACTTGGATCCCCAAGAACATAATACATAGCTTCATCCCATTTTCCGATTAACATAGCAACTTTCTGCCCTGTTCTATTATCTTGCACAAATCCATGCACCTGCACGAGCAATTCAAACTATTTAATGTGGGAGGCTGGGAACAGTGTCCAATTAATATGTTTATAAAACCACAAAACAGACTACTAGATATTGATATGCCTACCTTTCAATTTGACCCAAGGTGTAAGAAACATTAAATACATAGTTTGCAATGGACCAAAATTCACAACAGTACAACTACCAACAGAAGCAAGACGTGATAGCTTGAAGGAGAAAGGGCTAGATGAACGAGAATGGTTCATAGAGGACTTGGGAGGATGAAGAATAGACCAGAGAACTTTGCTCTGAAACTGGTAATACTACAGAAATACTAAGTATAAATAGATATCCACCTAAACCTAAACCATGGCTATACAAGCTAATCTAATGCCATTAAATGATTAATCAAGCTTATAGTTTGGCTAAAAGATTTGAACTGACTAGTGTTAGAGGCCCATGTGGCTAATCAGATAGCTGATACTGTGCACCTGCTGTTGCTAAGCTCCTTGGACTCTTCAAACATGACATAGTTCATATGCAAATCTATTCAAATTCATTGTGCCTCTTCAACAAAATCAGCACACACCAGCCAGTCAGCAACAATTCTCTTAACATTTATCCAGAAATAAAGGATAACATATAGGTCACATAATTGGAGTTTGTACCATGTTTATAGAAGCACACGACATAGTTTATCATCAGTACTTTCAAATTATAAATTTATGTTTTCGCTAACATATAGTGTTATATTAATGGTAATAAATAGTTCACAAGATTatcttggcaaaaaaaaaagtgttacTTTTGGGGTGGTGGGAGTAGGCATCAAGTGCTTCTCTCCTGTGGATGGACATTACCATACATAATTTTTAGAAGCTTTCTTTTAGTTAAATTTAGAGCAAACAGTCAGATCTTTCCACactgatttatttttattacaccGGTTTTCACTCCTATACTGCAGTTGCCACATATATGCCGAAAGTAAAAACAAGGGATGAATAATGGAATGGGTGAAATTTCAGTGGCATATGAGGAAGCTTCTCTATGGTTGAATTTTTTTCACAACTGAAGAGAATATTGTAAGACAATGACTTCTCCCCATTCTCCAATACAGTTAGCTGTCATGTTGAATATTGGATTGAATAGCTCGTATATCTGAGGTACTTTGATCAAAATTATATTGCAAATCTATCAACACAATGCACTGAAATATAAATACCTGGTGTGGGTTTCGATCAATTATTGACTGCTCTTTGAATTTAAGCTTGCAAGAGTAGTCGCCACTTCCTTTGATGCGCATTGTACCATAGTGGTCACAATAAATTTTGCCTATTATGATATTGTATATGGAAGTAGTTACTTTACTCCATTGAAACGTTTCCCCATCATCAAACTGGAGAGTTAGAACACCAATAGGATCAAGTTGAATTGATCGACCCCAGAACTTCCCTTTCAGATTTGAATCCCCCCAAAACTTCCAACCTCTTCCTTCACAGTGACATGCAACAACCATTGGGTGATGACTGACCTGAAAGACACGTTAACACACAATAAGAAcatgtttctcaaaaaaattacACAACACTAAGAAAAGCATTCAGAATTAGGAAATAATTTAGTAAGGAATAATTCTCCATGCTCTCAAATAACTACACAACCTTTTCAGAGAAAAATCGAAGTCCTTTATCTGGATAATCAGCTTCATATGTTTCACCCAGTAAAGGATTGAACGGTTTGCATTGCCGACCTTCAGTTGAAGCATAGCCTGATACTGCAAATGCCGCAACATGAAGTGTCCTCATCAAGCTATCGCCCTGCATTATATTTTACAAGAGTTGTTTCATTACAAAACCACAAGGGGCAGTATCAAGGGGAAATTAACCTTCAGGCACAAGGCTAAAAGAACATTGTACAAAAAATGCTATAATGTAGGTAATATCCTAAcctgaaagaaaaatattaccTCCGCCCCAGAAAGAGTTCAACTTTCTACACAGATCTGAACAGGTacttgtccagattcgtgtgcaAAAGTGAactctttttgggacggaggtagtggGTTAAATTCTTTACATTTTGCTGATCTATTTTTGTCAGATTAAAGAAAGGTGTCAAACATTAATGCCATGCAAATACTTAAGGATTCAGAAAACCTGATGTTATAGCCTCAAATAAGAATATTTCCTCCAAGACTATGTTATGTTCAAGGTTCATGTCTACAAAGATAACAGATATTTGAAGACTTTATATGAATGGTTCAATTAACACATAACAAAGAACAATAGAGTTGGATGCCTTGTGCCATACATATGAATGGCAGAGATGAATACagcaccaaaaaatgatttcAGACAACAATAAGCATATCAACCGCTTTTCTATGAACCAACATAAGTCTAAGAAAAAGTCTCATGTTGTCAATAGATAAAGAACACAGATGTAAGGATTTCATGTACTGAACAAGAACAACCAAACTTTACATAAATAGTTGGGATGGACTATCAACTATACCTGTTTTCCCCACTGTAGTGCATGGTCAACCAAGTAAGAGTACTCGAGATCTTCAAAACATTTTTGCAAAGAAGACAGTGGCTCATTGAAATAAACAGGCAGACAAACACCCGAGAgatcttttccaatattttcttTAATTATTGACCACAACCCTACtgggttttctttttcttttggctCAGGTAACTTATCTCGACGTTTAACAGAGGGATACTGAGTAGTTTTGACGACATTTGCAGCAGGGTCTGTATGTTCTAATCCATTGCAACCATTTGTCAAAAGTTCTCTCCTTCGACATGAAGCACTTCGAAGAGACTCTGCAGACAAGAAGTCTCTTGTATCAAAGTACATCACTTCATCTTCATCAGTTTCAACATCTGCCACTTGACTTGCAGTATCTGGATCAGACTCGCTTGCACTTCCTCCTGATAAAACTGAATAAAAATCTGCCAATAAAGCAAGCAGGAAAATATCAGCTGGAAGTGTAGGAACCAATCAGGAAATTTTAGTACATTAAAGGCAAATGATGGTGCCTTAATCCTGCCAACCaacagaaaatattttttttccatgctAACATTGACACATCCAGCAAGTAGCTAACAGTAGAAATAGACTATATCTAACACCATGTGAATGTACAACATAACAGCATGTCAATGTGCAAATGTGAATGTAGACTATCTCTAAAACCATGTGAAAATGCACTATGTAACAGCCCCAGCCATATTCATGCAACAAGCAATTCAAAATAATGGAAACAAGATATGTTGGATACCATCAAATAACTCTGACAATGGTTGAACAGAATACCTAATCTACAGCAGCATATTTCCAACAACACGCATAAAAGCTAATAAGTCAAACTACCAATCAACACGCTAAAGTCTC
This genomic window from Oryza sativa Japonica Group chromosome 12, ASM3414082v1 contains:
- the LOC4351995 gene encoding oxysterol-binding protein-related protein 1D isoform X3, whose translation is MVHFWVQTEKVELERTVVHETKEREAHGYANGRYSDFYSVLSGGSASESDPDTASQVADVETDEDEVMYFDTRDFLSAESLRSASCRRRELLTNGCNGLEHTDPAANVVKTTQYPSVKRRDKLPEPKEKENPVGLWSIIKENIGKDLSGVCLPVYFNEPLSSLQKCFEDLEYSYLVDHALQWGKQGDSLMRTLHVAAFAVSGYASTEGRQCKPFNPLLGETYEADYPDKGLRFFSEKVSHHPMVVACHCEGRGWKFWGDSNLKGKFWGRSIQLDPIGVLTLQFDDGETFQWSKVTTSIYNIIIGKIYCDHYGTMRIKGSGDYSCKLKFKEQSIIDRNPHQVHGFVQDNRTGQKVAMLIGKWDEAMYYVLGDPSAKPKGYDPMSEAVLLWERDKSLNQTRYNLSPFAISLNELTANLAKKLPPTDSRLRPDQRHLENGEYEMANAEKLRLEQLQRQARRLQEKGWQPRWFSKDDDDSYRYIGGYWEAREKGNWDGIPDIFGQRSASPGWS
- the LOC4351995 gene encoding oxysterol-binding protein-related protein 1D isoform X1, which encodes MNPLCCIAPVSLDSAVEHHHQPPRILAAAAAAPTSPTPPAAAVAAQVVLDAAQAAVAGVLHKWVNYGKGWRLRWFVLEGGVLSYYKLRVGGGGDSAASPAVAARVIGEGGALRRAREEAAAAGKQWKPFGEIHLKVSSIRASKSDDKRLYIFSGTKTLHLRCETEEDRNAWIQALQAAKDRFPRSLTSNDFSPMSDVLLSTEKLRVRLLQEGLNETVVKECESIMMTELLELHNQMKSQQQQYSILIDRLRQLETEKVELERTVVHETKEREAHGYANGRYSDFYSVLSGGSASESDPDTASQVADVETDEDEVMYFDTRDFLSAESLRSASCRRRELLTNGCNGLEHTDPAANVVKTTQYPSVKRRDKLPEPKEKENPVGLWSIIKENIGKDLSGVCLPVYFNEPLSSLQKCFEDLEYSYLVDHALQWGKQGDSLMRTLHVAAFAVSGYASTEGRQCKPFNPLLGETYEADYPDKGLRFFSEKVSHHPMVVACHCEGRGWKFWGDSNLKGKFWGRSIQLDPIGVLTLQFDDGETFQWSKVTTSIYNIIIGKIYCDHYGTMRIKGSGDYSCKLKFKEQSIIDRNPHQVHGFVQDNRTGQKVAMLIGKWDEAMYYVLGDPSAKPKGYDPMSEAVLLWERDKSLNQTRYNLSPFAISLNELTANLAKKLPPTDSRLRPDQRHLENGEYEMANAEKLRLEQLQRQARRLQEKGWQPRWFSKDDDDSYRYIGGYWEAREKGNWDGIPDIFGQRSASPGWS
- the LOC4351995 gene encoding oxysterol-binding protein-related protein 1D isoform X2, with amino-acid sequence MSDVLLSTEKLRVRLLQEGLNETVVKECESIMMTELLELHNQMKSQQQQYSILIDRLRQLETEKVELERTVVHETKEREAHGYANGRYSDFYSVLSGGSASESDPDTASQVADVETDEDEVMYFDTRDFLSAESLRSASCRRRELLTNGCNGLEHTDPAANVVKTTQYPSVKRRDKLPEPKEKENPVGLWSIIKENIGKDLSGVCLPVYFNEPLSSLQKCFEDLEYSYLVDHALQWGKQGDSLMRTLHVAAFAVSGYASTEGRQCKPFNPLLGETYEADYPDKGLRFFSEKVSHHPMVVACHCEGRGWKFWGDSNLKGKFWGRSIQLDPIGVLTLQFDDGETFQWSKVTTSIYNIIIGKIYCDHYGTMRIKGSGDYSCKLKFKEQSIIDRNPHQVHGFVQDNRTGQKVAMLIGKWDEAMYYVLGDPSAKPKGYDPMSEAVLLWERDKSLNQTRYNLSPFAISLNELTANLAKKLPPTDSRLRPDQRHLENGEYEMANAEKLRLEQLQRQARRLQEKGWQPRWFSKDDDDSYRYIGGYWEAREKGNWDGIPDIFGQRSASPGWS